The DNA window AGATAAGAGTTCAGCAGAGGAAATTTTTGCGCGCTTTCATGTTAGCAAGGGCGCTTATAAACGCGCTATCGGTACGCTCTATAAAAATAAAAAGATAGTATTGAGCAAAACACATATCAGCATAGTCGAAAGTAAATAAATTAACACCCCAGATAAAAGAATGATTAGGTAGGAAAAATGAAAGCAACAGTCGTATGGGAACCATCTGAAGATGGCTTAGGTTTTGAAGGTGAAATGGACAATGGCAGAAAGCTGAAGTTAGACGGCAATGGTAAAAATCTGTCGCCAATGGAAGCCGTACTAATTTCCGTGGGGGCTTGTTCCTCTGTTGACGTCGTTGAAATTATGCGCAAGTCTCGTCAAGACATGCATGGCTGCTACTGTGAGTTAGATGCTGAGCGAGCTGAATCTGCGCCTCGCAAATTTACTAAGATACATGCCCATTTCGTTGTTCAAGGGAACAATATAAATGAAAAACACCTCGCGCGAGCCGTGCAGCTAAGCACTGAAAAGTACTGCTCTGTCATGCTGATGTTAACCGGTAATGTTAACGTCACCACCAGTTTTGAGGTTCAGGAGAAATAGTCGTTCTAACTGTTTGTCTTTTTCTTATAGCACGAATGACATAAGCTCTATATTTATTACGAAAACTAGGTAGTTAATATGAATTTTATGACAAAATCTATTTTAACTGCATGCATTCTGTGTGTGACGTTCGTTGCAGGTTACTTAGTTGGAAGCAATGCACAGCCTACAACCTCCGTGTTAAATTCAAGCGAAACGGAGCGCAACCAGCACACAACCGACAGCTCGCTTACTACAACGACTAGTGCTTTTAATACAAAGAAAAGTAATGCTGAACAGCGAGCTTCAGCACCTGCTCCAACTGACAAGTCAGAGGGCAGCATTGTTAGCGAAGAACCTTTACTTGTCGACAATGGCGATATCATTGCATTGTTTAACGACTTTCTAACTTACTCTACTTCAAACTCAGACTACAAAGAATACGGTAAAAAAATAGATGATATTCGTAATATTTTAATTTCATCTAGTGCCGATCTTGCCTTACTTTTGGAATACTTTGAGCAGGTTCCAATTGATTCTCAAGCAAGTTACATGCTGGTGTCAATTATAATGGGCTTGCCGC is part of the Glaciecola nitratireducens FR1064 genome and encodes:
- a CDS encoding OsmC family protein: MKATVVWEPSEDGLGFEGEMDNGRKLKLDGNGKNLSPMEAVLISVGACSSVDVVEIMRKSRQDMHGCYCELDAERAESAPRKFTKIHAHFVVQGNNINEKHLARAVQLSTEKYCSVMLMLTGNVNVTTSFEVQEK